A section of the Pedobacter sp. HDW13 genome encodes:
- a CDS encoding rhamnogalacturonan lyase — protein sequence MNIKIFIFCLISFTFSFSAIFAQRQLEKLGRGVIAVRQNKDSVYVSWRVLGTDPDDIAFNLYRKTGNSEAIKLNHDPITQSSNFIDARVKFGQANSYFVKPVLKGHESEASKAFTLAANQPIQQYLTIPLKTPAGYTPNDVSVGDLDGDGEYDIVLHQTGRGRDNSSNGLTDPPIFQAYKLDGTFLWEINLGKNIREGAHYTQFMVYDLDGDGIAEMVCKTADGSIDGKGKVIGDATKDWRNQNGKILDGPEFLTVFSGKTGEALATTDYIPARGDIGAWGGKGGNGKNDNTGNRVDRFNACVAYLDGIHPSVVMCRGYYGRTVLAAWDWRNGKLTSRWVFDTKDGKNPFSGQGNHNLTVADVDNDGKDEIIYGSMCVDDNGKGLYTTGLRHGDAIHVSDLDPEHPGLEVFGVHEIEEGTKGPGAAVYAAKTGEILWNGSDDEDVGRGVADNIDNTRYGAQMWWSGSNGLYDIKGNRIGDQPRSTNFLIYWDGDLSRELLDGNHIDKYNGGRLFTADGCVSNNGTKSTPALSADLFGDWREELILRSYDNQSLRIYTTTIPTEHRNYTLMHDPQYRLSIAWQNDGYNQPPHTGFYFGYGMKKAPKPSIVLVEPKK from the coding sequence ATGAACATCAAAATCTTCATTTTCTGTTTAATCAGCTTTACATTTTCTTTCAGTGCCATTTTTGCCCAGCGCCAGCTGGAAAAGCTGGGGCGTGGGGTAATTGCCGTACGTCAGAATAAAGATTCGGTTTATGTAAGCTGGCGTGTATTGGGCACCGATCCTGATGATATTGCTTTTAACCTGTACCGTAAAACCGGAAACAGCGAAGCGATAAAGCTCAATCACGACCCAATTACCCAAAGCAGCAACTTTATTGATGCTCGTGTTAAGTTTGGGCAGGCCAACAGTTATTTTGTTAAACCGGTTTTAAAAGGCCATGAATCTGAAGCCAGTAAAGCTTTTACTTTGGCTGCTAACCAACCTATTCAGCAATATTTAACTATCCCTTTAAAAACTCCTGCAGGCTATACCCCAAACGATGTTTCGGTGGGTGATTTAGATGGCGATGGTGAGTATGATATTGTGTTGCACCAAACCGGCAGGGGCCGCGATAACTCTTCAAACGGATTGACAGACCCGCCAATTTTTCAGGCTTACAAACTGGATGGTACTTTTTTATGGGAAATTAACCTGGGCAAAAATATCCGTGAAGGGGCGCATTATACCCAGTTTATGGTGTACGATCTGGATGGCGATGGCATAGCAGAAATGGTTTGTAAAACTGCTGATGGATCAATTGATGGCAAAGGAAAAGTAATTGGCGATGCCACCAAGGACTGGCGCAACCAAAATGGAAAAATATTAGATGGTCCGGAGTTTTTAACCGTTTTTAGCGGTAAAACAGGTGAAGCCCTGGCCACTACCGATTACATTCCTGCCCGTGGCGATATTGGTGCCTGGGGTGGTAAAGGTGGTAATGGTAAAAACGACAATACTGGTAACCGTGTCGACCGGTTTAATGCCTGCGTGGCCTATTTAGATGGGATACATCCCAGTGTGGTAATGTGCAGGGGCTATTACGGCCGGACAGTTTTGGCTGCCTGGGATTGGCGTAACGGAAAGCTAACATCAAGATGGGTATTTGATACCAAAGATGGCAAAAATCCATTTTCGGGTCAGGGTAACCATAACCTTACCGTTGCTGATGTAGATAATGATGGTAAAGATGAAATAATTTATGGTTCGATGTGTGTTGATGATAATGGAAAAGGTTTGTACACCACAGGTTTAAGGCATGGCGATGCCATTCATGTTTCGGATCTTGATCCCGAACATCCGGGTTTAGAAGTTTTTGGCGTACATGAAATAGAAGAAGGTACAAAAGGACCGGGGGCAGCAGTTTATGCCGCCAAAACCGGTGAAATATTATGGAATGGTTCTGATGATGAAGATGTAGGCAGAGGCGTGGCCGATAATATTGATAACACCCGTTATGGCGCACAGATGTGGTGGTCGGGATCGAACGGGCTATATGACATTAAGGGGAACAGGATTGGTGATCAGCCCCGCTCTACCAATTTCCTGATTTATTGGGATGGCGATTTATCGCGCGAACTTTTGGATGGGAACCACATTGATAAATACAACGGTGGGCGGCTTTTTACGGCCGATGGCTGCGTATCGAACAACGGAACAAAATCTACTCCGGCTTTAAGCGCCGATTTATTTGGCGATTGGCGTGAGGAACTGATTTTGAGAAGCTATGATAACCAGAGCTTACGCATTTATACCACTACTATCCCAACTGAACACCGCAATTATACATTGATGCACGATCCGCAGTACCGTTTAAGCATTGCCTGGCAAAACGATGGTTACAACCAGCCGCCACATACCGGTTTTTATTTCGGCTATGGGATGAAAAAAGCACCAAAACCTAGCATTGTACTTGTAGAGCCTAAAAAATAA
- a CDS encoding alpha-L-arabinofuranosidase C-terminal domain-containing protein, with product MKLNYPVKSVFSACIAYATIGIGFISEVQAQTAKVIKVKTDHAIAKVQPNMWGVFFEDINFGADGGIYAELIKNRSFEFAKPLMGWSIQRKRPQEGEILVVNRKEVNTANPRYLQVKKQTDDFELVNEGFKGIGVKKGLRYDFSVMYRQAKPGVKLVLLLKDASNKVIGQGSLTPDQTGNDWKKQSASFTATETDPKAKFSILFQGNGNIDLDMISLFPGDTWKNRPQGLRADMVQLLADMKPGFIRFPGGCIVEGTDLANRYQWKKTIGPIENRQLIMNRWNTEFAHRPAPDYYQSFGLGFFEYFQLAEDIGSDALPILNCGMACQFNSAEVASLDELDPYVQDALDLIEFANGDITTKWGKMRADLGHPKPFNLKMMGVGNENWGPQYLERVAIFTKAIKAKYPDFKLINSSGTDPDGDRFNLLNNTLRSNNADFIDEHYYRPADWFLKNAGRYDSYPRNGSKVFVGEYAVHASGNITGSNKNNWQSALASASLMTGLERNADVVQMASYAPLFAHIDAWQWAPDMIWVDNLKSYGTPDYYVQKLFSTNKGTDVVTITLGDKNITGQDGLYASAVTDKGKKELIIKIANNSDQAQNIDFDLDGKLKLRNKATNEEIANSNLNQLNSFDNPEAVSPQKHTINLKGKKLNLALKPYSFNVIKIPFNQ from the coding sequence ATGAAATTAAATTACCCTGTAAAAAGTGTGTTTTCTGCATGCATAGCGTATGCTACAATTGGAATTGGGTTCATATCCGAAGTACAAGCGCAAACCGCAAAAGTAATTAAAGTAAAAACCGACCATGCTATTGCCAAAGTGCAGCCTAACATGTGGGGAGTTTTTTTCGAGGACATTAACTTTGGTGCCGATGGTGGTATTTATGCCGAGTTGATTAAAAACCGTTCTTTCGAGTTTGCCAAACCCTTAATGGGTTGGAGTATTCAAAGAAAAAGGCCACAGGAAGGCGAAATATTGGTGGTAAACCGCAAGGAGGTGAACACCGCCAACCCAAGGTATTTACAGGTAAAAAAACAAACAGACGATTTTGAACTGGTTAACGAGGGCTTTAAAGGAATTGGTGTAAAAAAAGGCCTGCGTTACGATTTTTCGGTTATGTACCGTCAAGCTAAGCCTGGGGTTAAACTGGTACTCCTGTTAAAAGATGCCAGCAACAAGGTAATTGGGCAAGGAAGCCTAACACCCGATCAAACGGGGAACGACTGGAAAAAGCAATCGGCTAGCTTTACTGCTACCGAAACCGACCCTAAAGCCAAATTCTCTATTTTATTCCAGGGCAATGGAAATATCGATCTGGATATGATCTCCTTGTTTCCCGGCGATACCTGGAAAAACCGTCCGCAAGGTTTAAGGGCAGATATGGTACAGTTACTGGCCGATATGAAACCCGGCTTTATCCGCTTCCCAGGTGGCTGTATTGTAGAAGGAACAGATCTGGCCAACCGTTACCAATGGAAGAAAACCATTGGCCCAATCGAAAACAGACAGCTGATTATGAACCGCTGGAATACCGAGTTTGCTCATCGCCCTGCACCCGATTATTACCAAAGCTTTGGTTTGGGCTTTTTCGAATATTTTCAACTGGCCGAAGATATTGGTTCGGATGCTTTACCGATCTTAAACTGTGGCATGGCCTGCCAGTTTAACTCGGCCGAAGTGGCTTCACTTGATGAACTTGATCCTTACGTACAGGATGCTTTAGACCTTATTGAATTTGCCAATGGCGATATCACCACCAAATGGGGCAAAATGCGCGCTGATTTAGGACACCCGAAACCTTTCAATTTAAAAATGATGGGCGTGGGTAACGAAAACTGGGGACCACAATATTTAGAAAGGGTGGCAATTTTTACCAAAGCCATCAAAGCCAAATATCCTGATTTTAAACTCATCAACAGCTCGGGTACCGACCCTGACGGCGACCGCTTTAACCTATTGAACAATACTTTAAGAAGCAACAATGCCGATTTTATAGATGAACATTATTACCGCCCGGCCGATTGGTTTTTAAAAAATGCTGGCCGATATGATAGCTATCCCAGAAACGGATCGAAGGTTTTTGTGGGCGAGTATGCTGTACATGCCAGTGGCAATATTACCGGCAGCAATAAAAACAACTGGCAAAGTGCGTTGGCTTCAGCATCGTTAATGACGGGTTTAGAGCGCAACGCCGATGTAGTGCAAATGGCTTCTTATGCCCCACTTTTTGCTCATATCGATGCCTGGCAATGGGCTCCCGATATGATTTGGGTTGATAACCTGAAATCGTACGGCACGCCTGATTATTATGTGCAGAAACTTTTTTCGACCAATAAAGGCACCGATGTGGTAACCATTACTCTGGGCGATAAAAACATTACCGGTCAGGATGGTTTATACGCTTCTGCGGTAACTGATAAAGGCAAAAAAGAACTGATCATTAAAATTGCCAATAACTCAGACCAGGCACAAAATATAGATTTTGACCTGGATGGAAAATTGAAACTCAGAAACAAGGCTACCAACGAGGAAATAGCCAACAGCAATTTAAACCAACTCAACTCTTTCGATAACCCGGAAGCAGTAAGTCCGCAAAAGCATACCATTAACCTGAAAGGCAAAAAACTGAACCTGGCTTTAAAGCCCTACTCTTTTAACGTTATCAAAATTCCATTTAACCAATAG
- a CDS encoding alpha-N-arabinofuranosidase produces the protein MIKKLFFSATMLCCAIFAQAQNETQLTIKPAGDQIVSKHIYGHFSEHLGRCIYDGFWVDENSTIPNKGRIRLDIVDALKKIKVPNLRWPGGCFADEYHWRDGIGPRNQRPKMVNTNWGGVTEDNSFGTHEFLDLCQMIDCEPYIAGNVGSGTVEEMAKWVEYLNFDGVSPMTAIRSQNGREKPWKVTFWGVGNESWGCGGNMTPAYYSDLYRRYATYARNYPGAPLKRIASGANSGDYNWTETCMKNIGNQMWGLTLHYYTIPTGSWGVKGSATKFDEAQYFSTMKNCLKMEELVTKHSAIMDKYDPKKKVALVVDEWGIWTDVEPGTNPGFLYQQNSLRDALIAGTTLNIFNNHSDRVKMANLAQTVNVLQALILTEKDKMILTPTYHVFDLYKVHQDAKYLPIAFTSPDYAVGDQKIPALNVSASQDASGAIHISLVNLDPNKKIALSTVLDGLKWSTVTGQILTSAKLTDVNSFTDANKVHNAKFNGAKKSGNSLKVELPAQSVVVLELK, from the coding sequence ATGATTAAAAAACTATTCTTCTCTGCCACCATGCTCTGTTGTGCCATTTTTGCACAGGCGCAAAACGAAACGCAGTTAACCATTAAACCTGCAGGCGATCAGATTGTAAGCAAACACATTTACGGTCATTTTTCTGAACATTTGGGCCGTTGTATTTACGATGGTTTTTGGGTAGATGAAAATTCAACTATTCCAAATAAAGGGCGAATCAGACTCGATATTGTAGATGCCCTAAAGAAAATTAAAGTACCTAACCTACGCTGGCCCGGTGGCTGCTTTGCCGATGAATACCATTGGCGTGATGGCATAGGACCACGAAACCAGCGCCCAAAAATGGTGAATACCAACTGGGGAGGCGTAACTGAGGACAATAGCTTTGGAACTCACGAGTTTTTAGATCTCTGCCAGATGATTGACTGCGAACCTTACATAGCGGGCAACGTGGGTAGCGGAACCGTTGAAGAAATGGCCAAATGGGTAGAATACCTGAATTTTGATGGAGTAAGCCCAATGACGGCTATCCGCAGCCAAAATGGAAGGGAAAAACCATGGAAAGTGACATTTTGGGGCGTAGGAAACGAAAGCTGGGGATGTGGCGGCAATATGACTCCTGCTTACTATTCTGATTTATACCGCAGGTATGCAACTTATGCCCGCAACTATCCGGGTGCACCGTTAAAAAGGATTGCCAGTGGTGCAAACTCGGGCGATTACAACTGGACCGAAACCTGCATGAAAAATATTGGCAACCAGATGTGGGGACTAACTTTGCATTATTATACGATCCCAACAGGCAGCTGGGGTGTAAAAGGATCAGCAACCAAATTTGATGAAGCACAGTATTTCTCGACCATGAAAAACTGCTTAAAAATGGAAGAGCTGGTAACCAAACACTCAGCCATTATGGACAAATACGATCCGAAAAAGAAAGTAGCCCTGGTGGTAGATGAATGGGGAATCTGGACGGATGTAGAACCCGGCACAAATCCTGGTTTCTTATATCAGCAAAACAGCTTACGCGATGCACTTATTGCCGGCACTACCTTAAACATCTTTAACAACCATTCTGACCGTGTTAAAATGGCCAATCTGGCACAAACTGTTAATGTACTTCAAGCCTTAATTTTAACCGAAAAGGATAAAATGATCCTCACGCCTACCTACCATGTTTTTGATTTGTACAAAGTGCACCAGGATGCTAAATACTTACCAATTGCTTTTACCAGTCCTGATTATGCTGTAGGCGACCAAAAAATTCCAGCCTTAAACGTTTCTGCCTCGCAGGATGCCAGCGGTGCAATCCATATTTCGTTGGTTAACCTCGATCCGAACAAGAAAATTGCTTTAAGCACAGTTTTAGATGGTTTGAAATGGAGCACAGTTACCGGCCAGATCTTAACTTCGGCCAAACTAACCGATGTAAACAGTTTTACAGATGCCAATAAAGTGCATAATGCCAAGTTTAACGGCGCAAAAAAATCAGGAAACAGTTTAAAGGTAGAATTACCGGCTCAATCGGTTGTGGTATTAGAATTAAAATAA
- a CDS encoding glycoside hydrolase family 97 protein — protein sequence MKYKIASLIFLLFSANQMLKAQTKYEITSPDKELSVSVFLKNKQAYYTISRKSAPVLANSSLGLIREDADFAKNLTVMSVSKNELVKDNYTLKNGKRLNNQYLANKRILHLQNASAQKMDVIFQVSNDGVAFRYYFPDADTQLKKITEEKTAFHFFESTKAWMQPMSVAKTGWESTNPSYEEYYKKEISVGTPAPTQAGWVYPALFNYKNTWLLVTEVGLDGGYCATRLKQNSPAGNYQVGFPDGREAFTNQNVNPESTLPWYTPWRVIAVGSLKKVTESTLGTDLAAPAKTAINPELFQLGKASWSWIMLKDNSIVYDIQKKYIDFAADMKWEYCLIDVDWDTKIGYEKMQQLADYAKSKNVGLLLWYNSAGDWNTVKYTPKNKLTTHENRLKEFALLQKMGIKGIKVDFFGGDGQSMIRYYLELFEDAAKFGLSVNCHGATLPRGWQRTYPNLVTMESIKGMEFITFDQNNANEEPLHATTIPFTRNIFDPMDFTPMNLSKIPNIKRKTTAAFELALPVIFQSGVQHLAESPNGMATVPAYVKSFLQTFPASWEDTKFIDGYPGKFVVMARKAGSKWYIAGINGENSDKLINLDFSKFNAKEAEIIIDAEEGTDFITGGIDLKSPPPVKMKPYGGFVIVVTQK from the coding sequence ATGAAATATAAAATTGCAAGCCTTATATTTTTGCTGTTTTCAGCTAACCAAATGCTTAAGGCGCAAACTAAATACGAAATTACAAGCCCGGATAAAGAATTAAGTGTTTCAGTTTTTCTTAAAAATAAACAAGCTTATTATACCATCAGCAGAAAATCTGCTCCTGTACTGGCAAATTCATCACTTGGTTTAATACGCGAAGATGCAGATTTTGCTAAAAACCTTACCGTAATGTCGGTTTCTAAAAATGAGCTGGTTAAAGATAACTATACTTTAAAAAACGGTAAAAGGCTAAACAATCAATATCTGGCCAATAAGCGGATTTTACACCTGCAAAATGCATCGGCACAAAAGATGGATGTTATTTTTCAGGTTTCAAATGATGGCGTGGCTTTCCGTTATTATTTTCCTGATGCAGATACACAACTGAAAAAAATTACTGAAGAAAAAACGGCATTTCATTTCTTTGAAAGTACCAAAGCCTGGATGCAACCCATGTCGGTTGCTAAAACCGGTTGGGAAAGTACTAATCCATCGTACGAAGAATATTATAAAAAAGAGATCAGTGTAGGAACGCCTGCGCCCACCCAAGCAGGTTGGGTTTATCCGGCGTTGTTTAATTATAAGAATACCTGGTTGCTGGTTACCGAAGTTGGCTTAGATGGCGGTTATTGCGCCACCCGGTTAAAGCAAAATTCGCCGGCAGGAAATTATCAGGTGGGCTTTCCAGACGGCAGAGAAGCTTTTACCAACCAAAATGTAAATCCCGAATCTACATTGCCCTGGTACACGCCCTGGCGGGTAATTGCTGTTGGCAGCCTTAAAAAAGTAACCGAATCTACTCTAGGGACTGATTTAGCCGCTCCGGCAAAAACAGCTATCAATCCCGAGTTATTTCAACTTGGCAAAGCTTCCTGGAGCTGGATCATGTTGAAAGATAATTCGATTGTTTACGACATACAGAAAAAATACATCGATTTCGCGGCTGATATGAAATGGGAATACTGCCTGATTGATGTGGATTGGGACACAAAAATAGGCTATGAAAAAATGCAGCAACTGGCCGATTATGCCAAATCGAAAAATGTAGGTTTATTGCTTTGGTACAACTCTGCCGGCGATTGGAACACCGTAAAGTATACACCAAAAAATAAATTAACCACACACGAAAACCGTTTAAAAGAATTTGCTTTGCTCCAAAAAATGGGCATCAAAGGCATAAAAGTCGATTTTTTTGGAGGTGATGGTCAATCGATGATCCGCTATTACCTTGAACTTTTTGAAGATGCAGCAAAATTCGGTTTAAGTGTTAACTGCCATGGCGCAACTTTGCCAAGAGGCTGGCAACGCACTTACCCGAACCTGGTTACCATGGAATCGATTAAGGGAATGGAATTTATCACTTTCGATCAAAACAATGCAAACGAGGAGCCTTTGCATGCCACTACCATTCCATTTACGAGGAATATATTCGATCCGATGGACTTTACACCGATGAACTTATCTAAAATCCCAAATATTAAACGTAAAACCACTGCTGCATTCGAACTGGCCTTGCCTGTAATTTTCCAATCAGGTGTTCAGCATTTGGCCGAATCGCCTAATGGTATGGCGACAGTACCAGCTTATGTAAAATCATTTTTGCAAACTTTTCCGGCAAGCTGGGAAGACACTAAATTTATTGATGGTTACCCTGGTAAATTTGTAGTGATGGCACGTAAAGCAGGTTCGAAATGGTATATCGCCGGTATAAATGGCGAAAATTCGGATAAGCTAATCAACCTTGATTTTTCAAAATTCAACGCAAAAGAGGCTGAAATCATTATTGATGCCGAAGAGGGTACTGATTTTATAACCGGAGGCATCGACCTTAAATCTCCCCCTCCTGTTAAAATGAAACCATATGGCGGTTTTGTAATTGTTGTAACGCAGAAATAA
- a CDS encoding glycoside hydrolase family 43 protein, with the protein MKKLFYTALLLICAILNVQAQAKKEIYLFAYFKSNGEDGLHLAYSTDAYKWTALKNDQSFLTPAVSNDKLMRDPCIIRGADGLFHMVWTVSWKDKGIGYASSKDLINWSEQQFIPVMAKEAGARNTWAPEITYDSQTKTYMIYWATTISGKFNETASTEESGYNHRMYYITTKDFKTFSETKLLYDPGFNVIDATIVKDGKQFVMFLKDETREPAQKNIKMAYSDQLIGPYSKAGNPITGNYWAEGPTTLKTGNNWMVYFDKYRDHKYGAIQSTDLKNWIDVSDKISLPKGLRHGTILSIKEKELKELLKQ; encoded by the coding sequence ATGAAGAAACTATTCTATACAGCTTTACTGCTTATTTGTGCTATTTTAAATGTGCAGGCACAGGCTAAAAAGGAAATTTATCTTTTCGCTTACTTTAAAAGCAATGGCGAAGATGGGCTTCACCTGGCTTACAGTACCGATGCCTATAAATGGACAGCATTAAAAAATGATCAATCTTTCCTCACTCCTGCTGTAAGTAATGACAAGTTGATGCGCGATCCATGCATTATCCGTGGGGCCGATGGCCTGTTTCACATGGTGTGGACGGTTAGCTGGAAAGATAAAGGCATTGGTTATGCCAGCTCTAAAGATTTAATCAACTGGAGCGAGCAACAATTTATACCGGTTATGGCAAAAGAAGCAGGCGCACGCAATACCTGGGCACCTGAAATAACCTACGACAGCCAGACCAAAACCTACATGATTTATTGGGCCACAACCATTAGCGGTAAGTTTAACGAAACGGCTTCGACAGAAGAAAGTGGCTACAACCACCGGATGTATTATATTACTACTAAAGATTTTAAAACCTTTTCAGAAACTAAACTTCTTTACGACCCCGGCTTTAATGTAATTGATGCAACTATTGTTAAAGATGGTAAACAGTTTGTGATGTTTTTAAAAGACGAAACCCGTGAGCCAGCTCAAAAAAACATTAAAATGGCTTATTCCGATCAGTTAATTGGTCCTTACAGCAAAGCTGGAAACCCGATTACCGGAAATTACTGGGCCGAAGGACCAACTACCTTAAAAACCGGCAACAACTGGATGGTATATTTTGATAAGTACCGTGATCATAAATACGGTGCAATCCAATCTACAGATTTAAAAAACTGGATCGATGTTTCCGATAAAATCAGCCTACCAAAAGGTTTAAGGCATGGCACCATCCTTAGCATTAAAGAAAAAGAACTTAAAGAATTATTAAAACAATAA
- a CDS encoding glycoside hydrolase family 43 protein — protein MVKNFKRCGLILMLASTYFTVKAQEQIIVAKGNPIITDKYTADPAAFVYGDSVYLYTGHDVPPKPKNTYEMHEWLCYSSADMVTWKEHKSPLNVKDFAWAKDDAWASQVIERDGKFYWYVAITHGTIHGKSIGVAVADNPRGPFKDAIGKALITNDMTTDVKISWDDIDPTVIIDDDGQAYLFWGNQKCYYAKLKKNMIELDGPIQKVDVPEFTEAPWVHKRKGWYYLSYASQFPEKIVYAMSKNINGPWEYKGILNEIAGNSNTNHQAIIDFKGKSYFIYHNGAINTDGGSFRRSVCIDYLNYNSDGTMKRVVMTSEGIKKAK, from the coding sequence ATGGTAAAGAATTTTAAAAGATGCGGATTGATTTTAATGCTCGCATCTACCTACTTTACAGTTAAAGCACAAGAGCAGATCATAGTAGCCAAAGGCAACCCAATTATTACCGATAAGTACACCGCCGATCCAGCTGCTTTTGTATATGGCGATTCGGTTTACCTCTACACCGGGCACGATGTACCGCCAAAGCCTAAAAACACTTACGAAATGCACGAATGGCTGTGTTATTCGTCTGCAGATATGGTTACCTGGAAAGAACACAAATCGCCGCTCAATGTAAAAGATTTTGCATGGGCGAAAGACGATGCCTGGGCTTCGCAGGTGATTGAAAGAGATGGTAAATTTTATTGGTACGTAGCCATTACCCATGGCACGATACATGGCAAATCTATTGGCGTAGCTGTAGCCGATAATCCGAGAGGCCCTTTTAAAGATGCTATCGGAAAAGCTTTAATCACCAATGATATGACTACCGATGTAAAAATTAGCTGGGATGATATCGATCCAACTGTAATTATCGATGATGACGGTCAGGCTTATTTATTTTGGGGCAATCAGAAATGTTATTACGCCAAACTGAAAAAAAACATGATCGAACTGGATGGGCCAATACAGAAAGTAGATGTACCCGAGTTTACCGAAGCCCCATGGGTACACAAAAGAAAAGGATGGTATTATCTGTCTTACGCCTCTCAATTCCCTGAAAAAATTGTGTATGCAATGAGTAAAAACATTAATGGTCCCTGGGAATATAAAGGCATTTTAAATGAAATTGCCGGAAATTCGAATACCAACCATCAAGCTATTATTGATTTTAAAGGTAAATCATATTTCATTTACCACAATGGCGCCATCAATACCGATGGAGGCAGCTTTAGGCGTTCGGTATGTATCGATTACCTGAATTATAACAGTGATGGAACAATGAAACGTGTGGTAATGACCAGCGAAGGGATTAAGAAAGCTAAGTAG
- a CDS encoding DUF6805 domain-containing protein has translation MNTTTEFMPDGSDWVAFLRGPIVLAASLDTLSEPNLTADDSRMGHIASGALFPISDAPLVTGSKNTLAQEITLTDRNTLTFSAQNAIYQPKYKSLKLVPFYTLAEKRYVVYFPYSSTTALPERAKAIKLAEEEKMILEQKTVDLVNTGEQQPESDHHFKGEQTDNGTYKERHFRNGKGWFGYSLKNKDLLAKKLILTYYGKDKNRNFSIWINGVAVEHVKLDGSKGEAFYTQEYEIPKALLKAELELKFVADSGSTIANVYEVRLVK, from the coding sequence ATGAACACCACAACTGAGTTTATGCCTGATGGTTCGGATTGGGTGGCTTTTCTTCGTGGTCCGATTGTGCTTGCAGCGTCACTCGATACTTTAAGTGAACCCAATTTAACAGCCGATGATAGCAGGATGGGGCACATCGCTTCGGGCGCTTTATTTCCAATTAGCGATGCACCGCTGGTTACAGGTAGTAAAAATACTTTAGCGCAAGAAATTACGCTGACTGATCGGAACACTTTAACTTTTAGTGCTCAAAATGCGATTTATCAACCTAAATATAAATCGTTAAAGCTGGTACCGTTTTATACTTTGGCCGAAAAGCGTTACGTGGTTTATTTTCCATATAGCAGTACAACGGCATTGCCCGAACGTGCCAAAGCGATTAAATTGGCAGAAGAGGAAAAGATGATATTGGAGCAGAAAACAGTCGATTTGGTCAATACAGGCGAACAACAACCAGAGTCGGATCATCATTTCAAAGGTGAGCAAACCGATAACGGCACATATAAAGAAAGACATTTTAGAAATGGAAAAGGATGGTTCGGTTATTCACTTAAAAACAAGGATTTACTGGCTAAGAAGCTGATCTTAACTTATTACGGGAAGGATAAGAACAGAAACTTTTCGATATGGATTAATGGTGTTGCTGTTGAACACGTAAAGCTTGATGGGAGTAAAGGGGAGGCTTTTTATACACAGGAGTACGAAATTCCAAAGGCATTGCTAAAAGCAGAGCTGGAGCTGAAGTTTGTTGCGGATAGTGGCTCAACGATAGCGAATGTGTATGAAGTGAGGTTAGTGAAGTAG